From a single Brassica rapa cultivar Chiifu-401-42 chromosome A01, CAAS_Brap_v3.01, whole genome shotgun sequence genomic region:
- the LOC103871136 gene encoding uncharacterized protein LOC103871136 → MEVKGQVMCVLLMCYIFGHIITSHNCGFIEARISSKFGDLEIEKKLRTINKPAVKIIKTIHGEKYGCVDFFKQPAFDHPSMKNHTYHYKMRPISHSEEKRKRETNNTGFGYLWENGVGCPIGTVPIRRITKDDILGLNSLEDIYTPRSSYNTSTVGTSDPYYDQHHFAVGRTPNKGMVFNGATMELCITAPKVKPSQFSSARLHIQMGDDFIQMGITVNPLLYKDDQPRLFVYTKAGGQQCYNHQCDVGMISVRQDYPMGLSMLPASERGAKTSYFSSFGLIKDKANGNWWFEFGTDAEEIGFWPSNLFRQSSGNYVEWGGEVFTASLPGPQMGYGIFPFQQVRYDAYVKRVAILDNNYNFDTKVDYMESFSDDNRGYQVIDFVKSEFQDAGHIIFYGGPGLDH, encoded by the exons ATGGAAGTGAAAGGTCAAGTGATGTGCGTGTTGTTGATGTGTTACATCTTTGGTCATATAATAACAAGTCATAACTGTGGCTTTATCGAAGCCAGGATCTCGTCTAAATTCGGAGATCTAGAAATCGAGAAGAAGTTAAGGACAATTAACAAACCCGCTGTCAAGATCATCAAG ACTATTCATGGAGAAAAATACGGATGCGTGGATTTCTTCAAGCAACCAGCATTTGATCACCCTTCTATGAAAAATCACACATACCATTACAAG ATGCGTCCGATATCCCATTccgaagaaaagagaaaaagagagacaaACAACACTGGATTTGGTTACTTATGGGAGAATGGTGTGGGTTGTCCCATTGGTACGGTCCCTATACGAAGAATCACCAAAGACGATATTTTGGGATTAAACTCGTTAGAGGATATATATACACCTCGTAGTTCTTACAACACTAGTACCGTAGGTACTAGTGACCCGTATTACGACCAACATCAT TTTGCGGTGGGTCGGACACCAAACAAAGGAATGGTCTTCAATGGAGCAACAATGGAACTGTGTATAACCGCCCCTAAGGTTAAGCCTAGCCAATTCAGTAGTGCTCGGCTTCACATTCAGATGGGAGACGATTTCATACAAATGGGTATAACT GTAAATCCATTACTGTACAAGGATGACCAACCTCGGCTTTTCGTCTATACAAAA GCCGGTGGACAACAATGTTACAATCACCAATGTGACGTCGGAATGATAAGTGTTCGTCAAGATTATCCAATGGGCCTGTCAATGCTGCCAGCTTCTGAACGTGGTGCTAAGACAAGTTATTTCAGCTCATTCGGCCTAATCAAG GACAAAGCAAATGGGAACTGGTGGTTTGAGTTTGGTACAGACGCAGAAGAAATTGGTTTCTGGCCGTCGAACTTGTTTCGCCAAAGCTCTGGAAACTACGTCGAGTGGGGAGGAGAAGTGTTCACCGCATCACTACCTGGTCCTCAAATGGGATATGGAATTTTCCCATTTCAACAAGTACGTTACGACGCATATGTCAAACGTGTAGCCATACTCGATAATAATTATAACTTTGATACTAAAGTGGATTATATGGAATCATTTTCGGACGATAATCGAGGATACCAAGTGATCGACTTCGTAAAGTCTGAATTCCAAGATGCCGGTCATATAATCTTTTATGGTGGTCCAGGACTCGATcattaa